A window of Hymenobacter siberiensis genomic DNA:
AGTAGAGGGCCGGCAGGGCGGCGGCATCGAGTTAGGGTATAGCTGGTGGGCTGAAACATGGTGCCGCCCCCCGGCAAGGTGGCAATGGCCCGGCCATCGGCGTTGCGCTGCACCTCGAAACGGGCATTTTGTTGTTCGCTAGCGGTGGCCCAGCGCAGGTGCACGCCGGTGGCCTGGCGCTGGGCGGCAAACGCGGTGAGCACCACGGGCAACGGTCCGGCGGGCGCGAATACCTGCTGAAACGCAATTTGCTGCAAGGCCACGGCGGCGGCGGCGGTGATGCCGAGGGCCACGGCGGCCTGCTCGGTGGGGCCAAGCAGGCGCGGGTCGAGGCTGGTGAGCTGGGCAAACAACACGAAGACGGCCAGGCAGGAGCCCCACTTGCTGGCGTGAAAATGGTCGGGGCCCCACAGATTCAGCGGGCCGGGGCTGGGATTATAGGGGTTGCGCTAGGCCACATCGGCCTGTATGGCCCGCAGCCAGGCATCGCCCACGGGGGCCACGGCGGCGAAGCACGAGTTTTGGGCAGCCAGGTAGGCATAGGCCCGGCGCAGGTCGCGCATCATGGCATCGAGGGGCAGGCCCGAGTAGGGCTGGCCGGCCGGGTAGGTCATGTCGGCCCGGGGCCAGGTCTGAAACAGGTAGACCCGGGCGGCGTGGCTGCCGGTGTGCACGGCCTGCTCGAGGCGGGTAGCGTAGGTGAGAAAACTGGCGGGCTGGCCGGTGCGGGCCACGAGCAGGGGCTGCGTGCTGCTTTCCTGAAGCACCACCTGGTCCCACGGCCCCGGCTGCACTACGACCAGGGCGTTGGTGTAGTGGTACACGAGCGAGGCACCATTCACTAATTCGATGGGGACATCATAGGGCCGGCCGGCCTGGTCGGCCATTTTTTGAAGATGCCCGGCACGCCGCCCCAGGGCCCGGGCGTGGCGGGGTCTAACTGATAGCGCGGGCTGCCGGGCGGCTGGCTGTGGTTTTCGTCGGTGATGGCGGCGGCGTTGTAGTTCAGCACCGGCTCACATGCCGTGCGTGAAGCTGTTGCCGACGAATAGAATGCGTGTTTGGGCGGTAGCCGGGCCAGCCAGCAGTGCGGCCCAGCAGCAGCTCAGCAGCCAGCAGGAGTATAAGCGGTGCGCCATATCGGGGGACTGAAGAAGAGAACTGAAACGGGCGAAAAAATCCCTCGCGGTCCGGACCGGACCGCGAGGGTAAAGAGAGTAATAGACTATCCGATTCGAGAAGAAAATCATCATTCCGATACTCCCCTGGCCGGCGATGTGCCAAGCCGCCATCACTGCCGCAGCAGCTTGAGCCGGGCGGCGGCGTGGTTATTTTCGAGGAGCAGGTAATAGAGCCCGGCGGCATTGATTTCGTGCGCGAAATCGAGGTGCTGCACCGGGGCCTCGGCCGGGAGGATGCCGGTGGCCAGCGTGGCCCCCAGGGCCGTGAGCAGGCGGTAATGCACCGCGCCCTGCAAGACCTCGGGCAGGCGCAGGAAGAAGCGGCCGTCGGCGGAGGGGTTGGGGTAGGCGGTGGCCGTCTGAACGAGGCCTGCCCGGGCGGGCGCAGCAGCCGTAGCCGCCGCGACGCGGGCCGCCTGGTTGGTCACCGTGAAGCTGATGCTGAGCGGCGTGCCGGCCGTACCGCCATTGTCGGCGGCGGTGTAGGGCGTGACGGTGAGCGTGTAGCTGCCCACCGCAATGGCCGGCGTCCAGGGGTTGTAGTCGCCGTTGGAATCGGCAAACAGCGCGTACGGAGCCAGGTTTTCGTTGTGATTCACCGACTGGGTGCCGCCGAGCACGAAGAGCACGCTGCCCACCGTGGCCGGGCTGGTATTGGCCCGAATGGTGAGGTTGGGCGTGGGCAGGGTGGCCAGGTTCAGCACCGCGCCCGTGGTCAGGGCTTGCAGGTCGAGGTCGGTATCGGCGTTTATCAGGGTGAGGCTCGTCACCTGCGGGCCATTGGCGGTGAAGATGGCGTTGATGGATTTATTGGCCGTCATTGTCACCGGGAGCGGATTGACGGTGCCGGTGGCTCCACCGCTCCAGCCGGTGAAGGCGTAGCCAGCGGCCGGCGTGGCCGTAAGCGTCACCGTGCTGCCGCTGAGATAGGTGCTTTGGTTGGGGCTTTTGGTGATGGTGCCGCTGCCAAACACAGCCGTGGTGAGCGTGTAGCTGGTGGTGGTGGCCACGAAAGTGGCCGTGATGAATTTGTTGGCCGTCATTGTTACCGACAACGGATTAGTGCTGCCCGTGGCGTCGCCGCTCCAGCCGCTGAAGGCGAAACCCGCCCCCGGCGTGGCCGTCAGGCTCACGCTGCTGCCGCTGGCGTAGGAAGCCGCATTGGGGCTTTTCGTCACCGTGCCCGTGCCCACCGTGCTGGTGGTTAGCGTGTAGCTGGTGCCGCCCGCCTGGTCAATCACGCTGAAGGCCAGCGTGAGCGGCGTACCCGCCGTGCCCCCGCCCCCGCCGCTGGTGTAGGGCGTGGCCGTGAGCGTGTAGCTGCCCACCGCCGGCGTCCAGGAATTATACACCCCGCCATTGTCCGAAAACAGCGCGTAAGGCACGACCGACTCGGTCTGGTTCTGCGTATCTGCGCCGCTGAGGGTGAATACCACGCTGCCCACGGTGCCCGGGTTGGTATTAGCCCGCACGTTCAGGTTGCGCGTGGGCAGCGTGGCCAGGTTCAGCGTCGTGCCGGCGGCAAGGGCCTGAATGTCGCCATTCGTGTCGGCGTTTATCAGCGTGTAGCTCGTCACGCTTTGCCCGGCCGGAAGGGCCGTGAAAGTGGCCGTGATGTTCTTGTTGGCCGTCATCGTCACCGATAGCGGGTTGGCCGTGCCCGAGGCATCGCCGCTCCAGCCACTGAATTGGTAGCCGGCGGCTGGCGTGGCCGTCAGGCTCACCGTGCTGCCGCTGGCGTAGGAAGCCGCATTCGGGCTTTTCGTCACCGTGCCGCTGCCTACCATGGCGGTAGTCAGGGTGTAGCTGGTGGGCGTGCCGCCGGTTTGCTGCCAGAGCTCCATGCCCGAAAAATTGGGCCAGCCGCCGGTGCTGGTGAACTGCACCGAGCCCGTGGCCGCCAGCGTCACGTTGTAGGGCCCCAGCCGGTTCCAGGTACCGGCGGGGCCGGTGCTGTAGTTACTCAGCTTAACCTGCCCGTTCAGCGAGAGGTTGATTACCTCGGGGCCACTGTCTTCCCACACGTACAGGTAGGCCTGGTACGTGCCGGCGGGCACGGCCGAGAGCGCCACGCTCAGGTCGGGGCCGAAAACAGCCTGCCGAATCATGCCCGCGCGCACGGCATCGGTGGTGGGCACCAGCGCCACGGCCTGGTTCTCGAAGGTTGAGCCGTTGGTTGAATAGTTGGCCGCCGTGGAGCCGCCCCAGGCGTTGCCATCCAGCGTGAGGGCCGGCCCGCCCAGGTTGATGGCCCGGTAGAAAGTATAGCCGCCCCCGCCCGAGGTAGCCGTGAAGGTAGCCGTGATGGATTTGTCAGCCGTCATCGTCACGGCAAGGGGGTTGGCCGTACCGCTGGCATCGCCGCTCCAGCCCGCGAAGGTGTAGCCCGCCCCCGGCGTGGCCGTGAGGCTCACCGTGCTGCCGCTGGCATAGGTAGCGGCATTGGGGTTTTTGGTCACGGTGCCGGTGCCCACCGTGGCCGTGGTGAGCGCAAACGGCCCGGGAGCGTTCGAATCCGTCACCGTGAAGTTTATGGTGAGGGGCGGGCGGGCGGTGCCGCTGCCATTGGCCCCGCTGTAGCCGGTGGCCGTGAGCTGGTAGTTGCCCACCGGCGGCGTCCAGGAGTTGTAGTCGCCGTTCACATCCAGAAACAGCGCGAAGGGCGCCGCGTTATCGGTCACGGCCTGGGTTTGCGGGCCGGTGAGGGAAAACACCATGCTGCCGGTAGTGGCCGGGTCGGCATTGGCCCGGATGTTCAGGTGGCGAGTGGGCAGCGTGGCCAGGTTGAGAATGGCCCCATTGGTCAGGGGCTGAATGTCGGCGTCGGAAGCGGCGTCGGCATCAACGAGCGTGAAGCTGGGCGTGGTGCAGTCGGGGTCGAGGCGCACCTGCTGGGTGGTCGAAAGCCCGCCGGCATCGGTCACGGTCAGGGCAATGGTATAGTAGTAGGCTTCGGCCCCGCAGCCGTAGGGGCCCACAATGGTGCTGGTTTGCCGGATGGTGTCCACGGGGTCGGGGTGCAGGTGCGTGAGGTGGTGCAGCACCGTTTGCCACTTGTAGAATAGTAGGTGGCCGCTCTGCTCATTGTCGACCACGGTGGCCCGCAGCTGGTAGGTGGTGTTGCCCGTGAGCGGGTACACTGTGCCCGCCGCCGGACTGGTAATGGTGACCTGCGGCGGGGTATTGTTGGCCGAAATCGTCAGCGAAGCCTGGTTGGTCAGGCCCTGGGAATTGGTCACGGTGAGCATGACGGTGTATTGCGTGGCGGCCGAAGTAGC
This region includes:
- a CDS encoding InlB B-repeat-containing protein — its product is MKNIFTAIFCALLLLGNAQVQAQTPPTGFTSTTVSSGWNEAVGLTFNSSGSKMFVWERPGKVWVVVNGQRQQLIDISPEVGAWADHGLLGFALDPNFDANGYMYLLYVVDRHYLLNFGTASYSATTNNYYSATIGRITRYTATPSGTGYTVNPASRKILLGATKSTGIPSTHDGHCTGSLVFGTDGTLLVSTGDGAHWAPDLGSYNETYYAEALADGIISAKENVGALRAQLVDCLSGKILRLDPATGNGVASNPFYDAASPGAPRSKVWTLGLRTPFRMSLRPGTGNPDPAQGNPGTLYVGMVGASTWEEITVVDRARVNLGWPLFEGLTPYSAFTNSNVYNLDAPNPLYNTGGCTKQFFYFQDLLKPATPNGTATFTNSCNTSQSIPASIPTFVHTRPLIDWGHGPGPSRTGTFSGQTPTTVNIGAADSPVSGAQFGGNSVTGGVFYPYSDFPAPYANSYFFGDYVGGWIKSMTVNSSNQPSAVRSFVDSGAVPVFFGTSPSETGLFYVNFYPSEIRKISYVTTGSPPVAVATSNKTYGPGPLTVQLTGSNSTDPNGSPLTYSWNFGDSTATSAAANPSHTFSPATSAATQYTVMLTVTNSQGLTNQASLTISANNTPPQVTITSPAAGTVYPLTGNTTYQLRATVVDNEQSGHLLFYKWQTVLHHLTHLHPDPVDTIRQTSTIVGPYGCGAEAYYYTIALTVTDAGGLSTTQQVRLDPDCTTPSFTLVDADAASDADIQPLTNGAILNLATLPTRHLNIRANADPATTGSMVFSLTGPQTQAVTDNAAPFALFLDVNGDYNSWTPPVGNYQLTATGYSGANGSGTARPPLTINFTVTDSNAPGPFALTTATVGTGTVTKNPNAATYASGSTVSLTATPGAGYTFAGWSGDASGTANPLAVTMTADKSITATFTATSGGGGYTFYRAINLGGPALTLDGNAWGGSTAANYSTNGSTFENQAVALVPTTDAVRAGMIRQAVFGPDLSVALSAVPAGTYQAYLYVWEDSGPEVINLSLNGQVKLSNYSTGPAGTWNRLGPYNVTLAATGSVQFTSTGGWPNFSGMELWQQTGGTPTSYTLTTAMVGSGTVTKSPNAASYASGSTVSLTATPAAGYQFSGWSGDASGTANPLSVTMTANKNITATFTALPAGQSVTSYTLINADTNGDIQALAAGTTLNLATLPTRNLNVRANTNPGTVGSVVFTLSGADTQNQTESVVPYALFSDNGGVYNSWTPAVGSYTLTATPYTSGGGGGTAGTPLTLAFSVIDQAGGTSYTLTTSTVGTGTVTKSPNAASYASGSSVSLTATPGAGFAFSGWSGDATGSTNPLSVTMTANKFITATFVATTTSYTLTTAVFGSGTITKSPNQSTYLSGSTVTLTATPAAGYAFTGWSGGATGTVNPLPVTMTANKSINAIFTANGPQVTSLTLINADTDLDLQALTTGAVLNLATLPTPNLTIRANTSPATVGSVLFVLGGTQSVNHNENLAPYALFADSNGDYNPWTPAIAVGSYTLTVTPYTAADNGGTAGTPLSISFTVTNQAARVAAATAAAPARAGLVQTATAYPNPSADGRFFLRLPEVLQGAVHYRLLTALGATLATGILPAEAPVQHLDFAHEINAAGLYYLLLENNHAAARLKLLRQ